In Paenibacillus ihbetae, the following are encoded in one genomic region:
- a CDS encoding RNA polymerase sigma factor, which translates to MVHDLIQRLQQEYSDELFEQLYRLYADRAIRTATAITGSAASAADVVQETFIRVYRNLGTYDLSRPFDPWFHRILYNECNRYLKKHAKMVPSEISEEKDLPAETDTYEFDRHGEVYEMVQRLDDEHRIPIVLKYLNDLAEKDIADMMELNVNTVKSRLFKARKKLKEWMLQRQGGSQHGT; encoded by the coding sequence TTGGTACACGACCTGATACAACGATTACAACAGGAATATAGTGACGAGCTGTTTGAACAGCTATACCGGCTGTATGCGGATCGGGCGATCCGAACGGCAACGGCGATTACCGGCAGCGCGGCGAGCGCCGCGGATGTCGTCCAGGAGACCTTTATCCGGGTATACCGCAATTTGGGGACGTATGATCTGAGCAGACCGTTCGACCCTTGGTTTCACCGGATTCTTTATAACGAATGCAACCGTTACTTGAAGAAGCATGCGAAGATGGTGCCTTCGGAAATTTCCGAGGAGAAGGATCTGCCGGCTGAGACGGACACCTACGAGTTTGACAGGCACGGCGAAGTTTATGAGATGGTACAGCGGCTGGATGACGAGCACCGGATTCCCATCGTGCTGAAATACTTGAATGATCTGGCGGAGAAGGATATCGCGGACATGATGGAGCTGAACGTCAATACGGTGAAATCAAGGTTGTTCAAGGCGCGGAAGAAGCTGAAGGAATGGATGCTGCAGAGACAAGGAGGGAGTCAGCATGGGACGTGA
- a CDS encoding asparaginase, with protein MKSRTNHPIAVWSTAALTALVISLTPVGSYAAYAQTVTEVKGTVSTPAPASTAAAPGRNTTVPPLSEASKQSTRPNVLVIGTGGTIAGQSTDATSFQSYRAGTLAIEDMVGELPNKDKVADVTALQFGNSGSSAYTMEDLYDLSLTVDKALETYDSVVVTTGTDTMEEIAYFLDLTVQSDKPVVITGAMRPWTVIGSDAQANLYNAIKLAGSGRTASFGTVLMLNDTIHLARGVTKTNDYRTDTFETPMLGAVGYIDEENIRIYRAPLRATKADGEGKPVFDLSKISKVDLAKVEIAVSYQQAGGGAIKGFVADGTKGIVTAGTGAGGISREMSAARKEAIEKGVVFVTTTRTGSGSVYGGGEGIISGDNLSPQQARILLLLSLSFTDDFNTIKGWFETYGTPEV; from the coding sequence ATGAAGTCCAGAACCAATCACCCTATAGCCGTCTGGAGCACGGCAGCTTTAACCGCACTAGTCATTTCGTTAACCCCGGTCGGCAGCTATGCGGCATATGCCCAGACGGTAACGGAGGTCAAAGGGACGGTTAGTACGCCTGCACCCGCATCGACAGCTGCGGCGCCGGGACGGAATACGACGGTTCCGCCGTTGTCCGAGGCTTCTAAACAGTCGACGCGTCCGAATGTGCTCGTCATTGGAACAGGCGGCACGATTGCCGGGCAGTCGACGGATGCGACCAGCTTCCAGTCCTACAGAGCAGGAACGTTGGCGATTGAGGATATGGTCGGCGAGCTGCCGAACAAGGATAAAGTTGCCGATGTGACGGCGCTCCAGTTCGGCAACTCCGGCTCCAGCGCCTATACGATGGAAGACTTATACGACCTGTCGCTGACGGTGGACAAAGCGCTTGAGACGTATGACAGCGTGGTGGTAACCACCGGGACGGACACGATGGAGGAAATCGCGTATTTCCTTGATCTGACCGTGCAGAGCGACAAGCCGGTCGTCATTACAGGGGCGATGAGGCCGTGGACGGTGATCGGTTCCGATGCCCAGGCCAACCTGTACAATGCCATCAAGCTGGCGGGCAGCGGGCGCACCGCCTCGTTCGGGACGGTGCTGATGCTCAACGACACGATACATCTGGCCCGCGGCGTCACGAAAACCAACGACTATCGTACGGACACGTTCGAGACGCCGATGCTCGGGGCCGTCGGTTACATTGATGAGGAGAATATCCGCATTTACCGCGCACCGCTTCGGGCAACGAAGGCGGATGGCGAGGGCAAGCCGGTGTTCGATCTGAGCAAAATTTCGAAAGTCGATCTCGCTAAGGTGGAGATCGCGGTTTCTTACCAGCAAGCTGGGGGAGGCGCGATTAAGGGCTTTGTCGCCGACGGCACGAAAGGCATCGTCACGGCGGGCACCGGAGCCGGCGGCATCTCCCGTGAGATGAGCGCCGCACGAAAGGAGGCGATTGAGAAAGGCGTTGTTTTCGTAACGACCACCCGCACCGGTTCGGGAAGCGTCTACGGCGGGGGAGAAGGCATTATTTCGGGCGACAATTTAAGCCCGCAGCAAGCGCGGATCCTGCTGCTGCTCTCCCTGTCCTTTACCGACGATTTCAATACGATCAAGGGCTGGTTCGAAACGTACGGTACGCCTGAAGTGTAA